GGCTCCGGTGAATTATCACCGGGCGTGGACAGAAGCGACATCACCGCCAGCGTTTCGTCGAACCGGCGGGGGGCGCCAGCGTTTTGTCGACGCGCGGTGAGCGGGTAGCCATGGGCCACGCCGTTCACCACGTCACCGAGGACGCAGAGACGTTCACCTGCAACGCCTTCCTCGTCGAGGGGGGGCGAACGACGCTCGTCGACGCCGGCGCGATGGAGGGCGTCGTCGCGGCGATTCGGGACCACGTCGACGAACTCGAGCGGGTCGTCGTTACCCACCAGCACGGCGACCACGTCGCCCAGCTCGAGGCCGTCTGCGAGGCGTTCGACCCCGAGGTGTACGCCTACGCCGATCACCCGGAGCGAACCCACGCCCTCGAGGACGGCGATACCGTCGAGATCGGCGACGAGACGTTCGAGGTGGTGTACACCCCCGGACACGCGGACGACCACGTCTCGTTCGTCTCCGAGACGTCCCTGTTCAGCGGCGACGCCGTGGTCCACGACGACGGCGCCTTCGAGGGCGGCAGCTTCGGCCGGACGGATATGGCGGGTCAGTCCCGCGAGACGCTCATCGAGAGCATCGAGCGGTTGCTCGAGCGCCTGCCCGACGCCGTCGAGTCCATGTACGCCGGTCACGGGAGCGTCTTCCACGGCGACGTGCGCGAAATCGTCGAGACGGCCCTCGAGCGCGCCGAGCGCCGGGAGCCGAAGTATCCCGACGAGTAGCGACTCGAGGGAGCCGACGCTACGGGCTCGCGGTCACGACCGAAAGACGCCGAGAATCAGGCCGCGCGGGCTTCCTTCGCCTTGGGGCGGAGGTTCTTGTAGCCGCACTTGCGACAGCGCGTGGCGTCTTTCGAGTTGCGAGCGTTACAGCGCATACAGATCATCTTCTCGAGGGTCCGCTTCTCTGCGGCGTCGAAACTGGCCATACCGACTCGTTACGCGCTGGCGCATTTAACCACTGTGATCTGTGGCCCCGCCGGCCGTGCGGGCGCCGGTCACTCCTCGTCGGCCAGGTACTCGCTCTGGACGGCGACGACCTCGCTCGAGTCCGCACACGCGGCGTACCGGCGCAGCGGTTCCTCGTTGAGCGTCAGGAAGGTCTCGCCCCAGCGAAACGGCTCGAGCAACTCCTCGGCCCGCTCGCGTTCGCCGAAGATACTGAGCGCGGCGGCGAGCGCCTCGACGGTCGTCAGCCGGAACGGCCGGCCGTAGTTGACGGGATTCGCGGCGACCAGGAAGGGCAGCGCCCGGTGTTCGCCGGGCATCGAGAAGGCCGCCTTCTCGGCGGACTCCCAGGAGCAGTCGAGGGCGACGAGGGTGTCGAGCGCCGCCTCGGCGTCGGCCGGCGACAGCGCCCGCTCGGCGTGGGGGTTGAGCACGACGCCGTACGGCACCCGGCGCATCGACCGGTGGAGTATCGCCCGGTCGAAGCGCTCGAGGCGTCGCGCCGTACACTTTTTGGGATCGTCGTCGCCCTCGTAGTAGACGTGACACTCCACGGCGGAGGGTGATCACCGACGACGAAAAACGCCGCGGTCTCGAGTCCCGACTCGACAGGTCGGTCTCAGATCAGTTCGTTTCGTCGCGCTTCGACACCTGATAGGGGCCGTCCGGGTCGTGGAGGATGCACTTCGAGCGCTGAACGTCGGTCGCCTGGTAGGTCGGAATCGGCTCGCGCTCGCAGGGGCTCTCGAGTTCCTCCCGCAGCCGAGCAACCGCCTCGTCGTCGCTCGAGGAGGCGTACTCGGCCAGCGCCTCCGACAGGAGCGTCTCGACCCGCGAGTCGGACAGCTCCGCGGGAACGTCGTACGCTCGGCGCACTCCCGCGGGGTCGGTTCCGTCGCCCTCGTACGACGCCACGTCGTCCTCCAGCAGGTCGTTTCGAAGCGTGGCGACCGACCGCCAGGTCGCCTGGTCCAGCGTGACGTCTTCCGGCGGGACGAGCTCCGGACAGCGGGGGTTGAACCGGCAGCCGGAGGGGACCTCGATCGCGTCGGGAACCTCGCCGACGAGTTCGATCCGTTCTCGCTCGGCGTCGGGGTTCACCCGCGGAACGGACGAGACGAGCGCCTGCGTGTAGGGGTGTTGGGGGTTGTCGATGATCTCGTCGGCCGGCCCGACCTCGACGAGCTGGCCGAGGTACATGATGCCGATACGGTCGCAGACGTGTTTGAGCAGCGAGAGGTCGTGGCTGATGTACAGCGCCGTCAGCCCCAGCTCCGACTGGAGCCGGTCGAAGACGTCGAGGATGCTCGCTCGAATCGAGACGTCGAGCATGCTCGCGGGCTCGTCGGCGAGTAGGAACGACGGCTCGAGCACCAGCGCCCGCGCGATCCCCACTCGCTGGCGCTCGCCGCCGCTGAGCTCGCTCGGGTACTCGCTGGCGTACGCCTCCGGCGGTTCGAGTCCGGCCATCTCGAGGGTCTCGAGTACCCGCGCCTCCCGCTCCTCGGTCGAATCGAAGCCGTGGACGATGAGCGGTTCTTCGACCCATTCGTACACCGTAAACCGGGGGTTGATCGAGTCGTAGGGGTTCTGGTGGATGATCTGTGCCTCGCGGCGGAACGCCTTCAGGTCGCCCCCGGAGAGGTCGGTGACGTCCTCGCCGTCGAAGTAGATCCGCCCGTCGGTGGGTTCGATGAGCTTGATCGCCGTCTTGCCGAGGGTCGTCTTGCCACAGCCGGACTCCCCGGCCAGCCCGAACGCCTCCCCCTCGGCGATCGAGAGCGTGACGTCGTCGACGGCGTGGACGTACTGGGAGGACTCCCCGCGAAGGATCCGGGCGAGTACGCCGCGGTTGACCGGGAAGTGTTTGTCGACGCCCTCGAGGCTCAGCTTCGCCTCACCGCCTTCATCGTCGAGGATCTCGGTTTCGGAGACGATCGACATCAGTCGTCACCCTCCCGGAGCGGCGTCTCGGGTTCGCCGACGTCCATCTCCATCCACGTCTCCTTCTGGTCCGCCCGGCGGCGGAGTTCGTCGGCCTCGTCGGCCCGGTGGCACTCGACGACGTGGCCGTCGTCGTACTCCTCGGGCTCGGGGGTGACGTCCCAGCACTCGTCCTCGGCGAACGGACACCGCGGAGCGAACCGACACCCCTCCCCCGGGTCGACGAGTTCGGGCGGCGTTCCCGGGATCGAGATGAGTTCGTCGTCCGAGTCGCCGATGTCCGGGAACGCGTTTCGCAGCCCGAGCGTGTAGGGATGGCGCGGGTTCTTGATGATCGTGGCCGCGTCGGCCTGCTCGACGATCCGGCCGCCGTAACAGACGGCGATCCGATCCGCGGTTTCGCTCACGACGGAGATGTCGTGGGTGATCAGGATCATCGCGCTGTCGAACTCCGCTTGCATCTCCGTGATCGTCTCGAGGATGCGATCCTGAATCACCACGTCCAGCGCGGTCGTCGGCTCGTCGGCGAGCACCAGCTTGGGCTCGAGACAGAGCGCCAGGGCGATCATCGCCCGCTGGGCCATGCCGCCGGAGAACTGGTGTGGGTAGTCGTCGATCCGATCGGGGTCGATCCCGAGTTCGGCGAACAGCTCTCGCGCGCGGTCTTTCGCCTCGGCTTTCGAGACGCCGTCCTCGTGATAGCGGATCACCTGGACGATCTGCTGGCCGACGGTGTACACCGGATCGAAGCTGTTCATCGCGTTCTGCGGGATCATCGAGACCTCCTGCCACCGGATCTGCTTTCGCAGCTCCCGCTCGGAGAGTTCGGTAATCTCCGTGCCGTCGAAGTCGATCGAGCCGTCGATGACCTCGGCGTTGTCGGGGAGCAGCCGGATGACCGACCGTGCGATCGTCGTCTTCCCCGATCCGCTCTCGCCGACGAGCCCCAGGGTTCGTCCCCGCTCGAGCTCGAGGTTGATGTCGTCCGCCGCCCGGACGTAACCGTCCTCGCTACGATAGTACATCCGTAGACCGTCGATTGTGAGTAGCGTCATGTTGTGTCGAATCGCGTTGTGTTCCGTCGAGTCATTGCGTGTGGCGGAGTTCGGGGTTGACCACCTTCTCTAGCGAGCGGCCGATGAAGAACACCGACATCACGAACAGCATGATGCAGATCCCCGGCGGGAACACCCACCACCACGCCTCGCGCAGCGCCCCGGCGCTGCGGACGTCGTAGATGATCTCGCCCCACGAGAGCATCCCCGGCGGCCCCAGTCCGAGAAACGAGAGGCTGGCCTCGGCGATCACGGCCCAGGCGACCGCGAACGCGGCGTACAGCGAGATCAGCGGCAGGACGTTCGGCATGATCTGGACGTACATGATCCGGAAGTTGCTCGCACCGATCGCCTTCGCGCTCTCGACGTACGGGCGTTGCTTGTGGCTCAGCACCTGCGACCTGACGACGCGAGCGGTCCCCCGCCAGAGGATCAACACGATCGCGAAGATGACGTTCACCAGGCTGGCGCCGAGGATGAACACCAGCGCGATCGCGAACGGCAGGAACGGGACGCCGTAGACGACGTCGGTGATCCGCATCAGGACGTCGTCGACCCAGCCGCCGTAGTAGGCGCTGATGATGCCGACGTTGGCGCCGATGAACACCGCCATGAACGCGGCGATGGTGCCGACGATCAGCGTCACTCGAGTGCCCACGATCACCTGCGAGAGCACGTCGCGTCCGAGCGCGGTCGTCCCCAGCGGGTGGTCCCACGTGGGCCCCTGCAGGTTCTCGTCGGCGACGCGGGCGCCGGGCTCGTACGGCGCGAGCGAGAACGGCTGGATCTGGAACCACGCGGGGCCGATCTCGATCGTGATCGGGCGGGCGAAGATCCCGACGAGGATGAACGCCGCGAGGATCGCCAGTCCCACCTGCCCGAGCCGGTCGTCTTTCATCACGCCGACCCAGTTGCGAAGCGCGTTGAGTCGGCGCTGCCAGCGGAGCCTGCGTCGACTGACCGATTCGACCTCCGTGTCTGTTGGCGTACTCATTCGTATTTCACCCGCGGGTCGAGGTACAGATACAGCATGTCGGCGACGAAGTTCATCACGATCACCGCCGTCCCCATCAGGAGGAACGCGGCCATCGCTACCGGGTAGTCGTTTCTGGTCACCGAGTTGACCATCTCGCGGCCGATGCCCGGCCAGTTGAAGACCGTCTCGATGATGACCGACCCGCCCATCGCCGCGCCGGTCGCGATCGCCGCGACGGTAACGAGCGGCAGCACCGAGTTGCGAGCGGCGTGTTTGTAGAGCACCGTCCGCTCGGGGAGTCCTTCGGCCTTTTTCATCTCGACGAAGTCGGCTTTCAGAACCTCGAGCATCGTGTTACGCATCAGCAGGGCGGGCGTCGCCAGGTAGACGATCGCACCCGTCAGCGCCGGCAGTATCAGGTGGCGCAGGAAGTCGAAATTGACGTACCGGTCGATGACGTTCATCGTCAACTCGCCGCCGTAGCCACCGATCCCGCTGCGGGGCAGCCAGCCGAGCTGGAAGACGAAGACCGTCACGAGGATGATCCCGACCCAAAATTCGGGCGAGGAACGAGCCATGAGGACGCCGATGATGCCGGCACGTTCGAACCGACTGCCCCGGAGCCACCCCATCGCCGCGCCGAACAGCACGCCGATCGTGTAGGCGATCAACAGCGCGGTGAACATGAGCACGACCGTGTTGAGAAACAGCGGGAAGATGAGCTCCCTGACCGGCTCGCGGTAGTGAGTCGAATCGCCGAACTCCCCCCGCAACAGCTGACTCATGTACTCGACGTACTGGACGTACAGCGGTTCGTTGAGCCCCAGCTCCTGGATCCGCGCCTCTCGCTCTTCCGTCGTCGGATACTCCATGACGAACCGCGTCGTCGGATCGCCCGGAACCATCCGGAACAGGACGAAGAGCAGGGTGACGAACGCCCACAGCGTGAACACGAGCTGCAGGATGCGTCGAACGACGTACTCTCTCAGTCCCATCGGTTGTGTGTTCTCGCTTCCATTGGTTGTGTTTTTCAGGTCTGTTGACGAGCTGTCTCGTTGGTACCGGCCACCGCAAACGGCGTGTCGACCGATTCGATCGCCCGACGCGTTCGGCGGCTCATGCGGTGGCTCGGTCGAGCCTCGTTACTCCGCCGGATAGTGCAGCTGTCCGCCGCCGTCCCACACGTATCCGCCCTCCTCGAGTTCGCCCTCCGCCGCGTCGAGGTCCTCGGTGAACTCTCGGACGTCGGGGTTGTGCCAGTCCTCGAGCACCGGCGCGATGGGGGAGTGGGTCACGGTTCCCATGCCGCCGCGGATGTCCTCGACGAACGCCTCCTTGGGGACGCAGTAGGAGATCGCCCGCCGCACGTGAGCGTCGTCCATGTGCTCGCGTCGCATGTTGTACGCGAGTTTCGCGTGGCCGATCGCCTCGAAGGTGGCGAGGCCCAGATCGGGATCCTCGTCGATCCGGTCCGCCTGCGACGGCGTCGGGTCGTTTCCGAGCATGTCGAGTTCGTGGGCCTCGATCTCGTCGACGAGCGCGTCCTCGTCGCCGGGGACGCGGATGAGCCGCTCGATGTTCGGCGGCTCGAAGTGGTCGTCGAACCGGCTCAGCTGCATCTCGCGCTCGCGTTCCCAGGCGTCGAACTGGAACGGGCCGCTGCCGACGTAGTCCTCGTCGTCCTGTTCGGTCGGATCGTCGATGTCCTCCCAGATGTGCTGCGGGAAGATGTAGATCTGCGCCAGGGCGTTGCGCGTGAACGTCGCGTCCGGCTCGCTGAGGTGGAAGGTGATCTCGTTGCCGTTCGTCTCCATCTCCTCGACGGCGTCGAGGTACACCGAGTACGTCGGCGAGTGCTCCTCGAAGAGTTCGTAGGAGAAGAGCACGTCGTCGATCGTGACCTCCTCGCCGTCGTGGAAGGTGTGTCCCTCGCGGATCGTCACCGT
Above is a genomic segment from Natrononativus amylolyticus containing:
- a CDS encoding MBL fold metallo-hydrolase encodes the protein MGHAVHHVTEDAETFTCNAFLVEGGRTTLVDAGAMEGVVAAIRDHVDELERVVVTHQHGDHVAQLEAVCEAFDPEVYAYADHPERTHALEDGDTVEIGDETFEVVYTPGHADDHVSFVSETSLFSGDAVVHDDGAFEGGSFGRTDMAGQSRETLIESIERLLERLPDAVESMYAGHGSVFHGDVREIVETALERAERREPKYPDE
- a CDS encoding 50S ribosomal protein L40e gives rise to the protein MASFDAAEKRTLEKMICMRCNARNSKDATRCRKCGYKNLRPKAKEARAA
- a CDS encoding DUF367 family protein, yielding MECHVYYEGDDDPKKCTARRLERFDRAILHRSMRRVPYGVVLNPHAERALSPADAEAALDTLVALDCSWESAEKAAFSMPGEHRALPFLVAANPVNYGRPFRLTTVEALAAALSIFGERERAEELLEPFRWGETFLTLNEEPLRRYAACADSSEVVAVQSEYLADEE
- a CDS encoding ABC transporter ATP-binding protein: MSIVSETEILDDEGGEAKLSLEGVDKHFPVNRGVLARILRGESSQYVHAVDDVTLSIAEGEAFGLAGESGCGKTTLGKTAIKLIEPTDGRIYFDGEDVTDLSGGDLKAFRREAQIIHQNPYDSINPRFTVYEWVEEPLIVHGFDSTEEREARVLETLEMAGLEPPEAYASEYPSELSGGERQRVGIARALVLEPSFLLADEPASMLDVSIRASILDVFDRLQSELGLTALYISHDLSLLKHVCDRIGIMYLGQLVEVGPADEIIDNPQHPYTQALVSSVPRVNPDAERERIELVGEVPDAIEVPSGCRFNPRCPELVPPEDVTLDQATWRSVATLRNDLLEDDVASYEGDGTDPAGVRRAYDVPAELSDSRVETLLSEALAEYASSSDDEAVARLREELESPCEREPIPTYQATDVQRSKCILHDPDGPYQVSKRDETN
- a CDS encoding ABC transporter ATP-binding protein, with protein sequence MTLLTIDGLRMYYRSEDGYVRAADDINLELERGRTLGLVGESGSGKTTIARSVIRLLPDNAEVIDGSIDFDGTEITELSERELRKQIRWQEVSMIPQNAMNSFDPVYTVGQQIVQVIRYHEDGVSKAEAKDRARELFAELGIDPDRIDDYPHQFSGGMAQRAMIALALCLEPKLVLADEPTTALDVVIQDRILETITEMQAEFDSAMILITHDISVVSETADRIAVCYGGRIVEQADAATIIKNPRHPYTLGLRNAFPDIGDSDDELISIPGTPPELVDPGEGCRFAPRCPFAEDECWDVTPEPEEYDDGHVVECHRADEADELRRRADQKETWMEMDVGEPETPLREGDD
- a CDS encoding ABC transporter permease — encoded protein: MSTPTDTEVESVSRRRLRWQRRLNALRNWVGVMKDDRLGQVGLAILAAFILVGIFARPITIEIGPAWFQIQPFSLAPYEPGARVADENLQGPTWDHPLGTTALGRDVLSQVIVGTRVTLIVGTIAAFMAVFIGANVGIISAYYGGWVDDVLMRITDVVYGVPFLPFAIALVFILGASLVNVIFAIVLILWRGTARVVRSQVLSHKQRPYVESAKAIGASNFRIMYVQIMPNVLPLISLYAAFAVAWAVIAEASLSFLGLGPPGMLSWGEIIYDVRSAGALREAWWWVFPPGICIMLFVMSVFFIGRSLEKVVNPELRHTQ
- a CDS encoding ABC transporter permease; translation: MGLREYVVRRILQLVFTLWAFVTLLFVLFRMVPGDPTTRFVMEYPTTEEREARIQELGLNEPLYVQYVEYMSQLLRGEFGDSTHYREPVRELIFPLFLNTVVLMFTALLIAYTIGVLFGAAMGWLRGSRFERAGIIGVLMARSSPEFWVGIILVTVFVFQLGWLPRSGIGGYGGELTMNVIDRYVNFDFLRHLILPALTGAIVYLATPALLMRNTMLEVLKADFVEMKKAEGLPERTVLYKHAARNSVLPLVTVAAIATGAAMGGSVIIETVFNWPGIGREMVNSVTRNDYPVAMAAFLLMGTAVIVMNFVADMLYLYLDPRVKYE